The Labilibaculum sp. sequence CATTAGCTTCAACAACTTTTCCATTGTATTCTAAATCTTTTGTTGCACAAGCATCACCAATAACAGAAATATTAAATCCAAAATCTTTTGCGGCTCTTGTTGTTGCATCAACGCACATATGGGTCATCATACCGCATATTACCAAATCCGTTATTTGTGTTTCTTCAAGATATTGCATCAGGTCTGTTTCTCTAAAACTATTTGGATAATGTTTAACTACTATCTTCTCACGTTTTAAAGGACTGATTGTCTGATGAATTTCTGCTCCTTTTGTATTTGGTAAAAAGAATGATGCATCAGGTCGTGTTGCAATGTGCTGAATAAAAATTACGGGTAATGCCTCTGCTCTAAATTTGTCTAAAAGAAGTTTTGCTTTCCGGCAGGCTTTATCCGAATGAACAAGAGTCATTGTTCCATTTTCAAAATAATCATTCTGAATATCTATTATAATCAGTGCATTTTTCATTTTTATCCATTTTACTTTTAAATACTATGTGTCTGAGTATTGTATGCCACGCAACATAAATGTTAAGTATCGTTGAGAATTTTATTTTTCAGGCATATTGTTCATTCGTTCGTTTCGTTTTTCTAATAATGGTTAACGGATGGCGCTATGTAACGTATGCGCCTTAGGTGATTGATGGTTTAAATTTTATAAAAAGGAAAGGTAGCTATTTTAGGATTACATTTAACTATAACTATTCTAAAATAGCTGTATTGCCGTTGCTCATCAAAAGTACAAACCCCTCGCAAACCAGATACCTGCCTACGTTATATGAGCGCGTTTTAGCGAAAGTACTTTATCGTTCATTGTCAAAATTCACTAAGCTAATTGAATCCTTGTTAATTAAATATTCTTGCCATTTTCCACTCAAAGCGTTAATATTACAGTTAATTGAAATTCTAAGTTGTCCAAACTCATAAATTACTCTTCTATCTCTATAGTCATAAATTGAACCGCTAGTTTCTCTCCATTGACTAATCACTTTTTCGCCTTCTACATTTGTGTAAATTGAAACGTCTTGCCAAATTGGATAAGAACTTGAAGTTGTCAGCATTAATGACCAGAGTCCAATTAAAAAATAAGGAATTGCTATTAATCCCATAATTCCAAGATTCACCTTCTTAAGAGCTTTATTGTCTATTTCTCGTATCTGTCTGTAAAGTCCAAAGAAAATTATTAGAATTAAAGTCATCACCAGAAAAACAGCAATTCTATCAATTGTTGAGTTTGAAAAATCAAAAGGATTCCCAACAAACAAGGATGAGATTAAAAAAACAAATCCAATTAAAATCAGAACGACCTTTTTCATTACCTATTTATTCTATTAGTGACTTTCATCGTATTTTCGCAAACTTCAAGATAAAACTATGGGCTTTATTTCGTTTATCGATCCATATGGTGCAGTAATGAACACTTATGATATTCAGTATACGAATCTACAAAAACAACATCGTTTAGCAAACGAAACAATAAAGAAATAAAAGACAAGAAGAAATAAAAGACAAGAAGAAATAAAAAACAGACCAAGCTATCAGCCTGGTCTGTGGGAATAAAAAAGGGTGGCATCAGCCACCCTCCTTAGATTATCAGCGAACAACCATGAGTCGTTTCGTTACTATAAATTGATCCGTTTGAATGGATATAAAATAAGTTCCGGTAACCAGATCCTGAATATTAATTCTGTATTTTTCATGAGGCTGTATGGTTTTCACTACCTGCCCACGACTATTCAAGATTAAGATTTTAATCACATCGGCATCGGGTAAATCGATACTCACAAAATCGCGTGATGGATTCGGATAAATCTTAACGATTTTCTCAAAAATCTCTTTCAATCCTGTTGGTTGACTTACAGTAAAAAACTGAAATTCTTCGGCGGACTCAATATTAGCGTTTCCATCCTGATGAGCCCGAACTTTAAATTCGCCTGGTAAAGTTGGTGTAAGTATAGATCCATTAAGTTCACCATTACCTTGCAACAGCTCGAAAGCAACCGTTAATCCTTCCGAAGAAACGGCACTCAATTGAATTGGCTCTCCAACAACTACAAGGCCTTCAATAGGCTCGAAGGTTATCGTCTGACTTGCTTTTTCAACAGTAAACGTTCTGCTTACTGATTCTGCAGCTTCGTAGTTCTCATTACCTGCCTGCACCGCTTTTACAACAACTGCTCCGGCTCCGGTAAGTATCAGTTCTTTTCCGGATAGGGTTGCCGGGCCTGATACCAGTTCGAAATTGACTTCCAATCCCGATGAAGCACTTGCTACCAATTCGAAAGCAGGATCACCAAAGGTTTTATCTGCAAGAGCAACAAAAGTAATGGTTTGATTTTCTTTACTTCCAGCAACTGTAAACGTTCTGCTTACCGATTCTGCCACTTCGTAGTTCTCATTACCTGCCTGCACTGCTTTTACAACAACTGTTCCAGCTCCCATAAGTGTCAGTTCTTTTCCAGATAAGGTTGCCGGACCTGAAATCAGTTCAAAACTGACTTCCAATCCCGATGATGCACTTGCTACCAATTCGAAAGCTGGATCACCGTAGGTTTTGTCTGTCAATTCCGCGAAAGCGATATCCTGAGAAGCCTTATTTACGGTAAACGTTCTGCTTACCGATTCTGCTGCCTCGTAGTTCTCATTACCTGCCTGCACCGCTTTTACAACAACTGTTCCGGCTCCGGTAAGTGTCAGTTCTTTTCCGGATAAGGTTGCCGGCCCTGATACCAGTTCGAAGCTTACTTCCAATCCTGATGATGCACTTGCCTGCAATTCAAAAGCAGCATCACCGTAGGTTTTGTCTGTCAATTCCGCGAAAGCGATATCCTGAGAAGCCTTATTTACGATAAACGTTCTGCTTACTGCTTCTGCCGCTTCGTAGTTCTCATCACCTGCCTGCACTACTTTTACAACAACTGTTCCAGCTCCCGTAAGTGTCAGTTCTTTTCCGGATAAGGTTGCCGGGCCTGAAACCAATTCGAAATTGACTTCCAGTCCTGATGATGCACTTGCTACTAATTCGAAAGCAGCATCACCGTAAGTTTTGTCAGCCAAATCAGCGAATGTAATATTTTGCGATTTTTTACTGATTTTGTCTGAACGTAATTTTAATCGCAGCAATATAGGATGATGGTCGGAAATGCTAACATTCTCCTCACTTGTATTGTTGGTCAAAACCTGATATTCATCGTACAATTCATTCGAAATCGTAATGTGGTCGATATTGGTACTTGAAGTTATTACATGATCGAAATAATCTTTGGTTTCGAACCATGATGCATAAGGAGATGCAGCCCCGCTGGTCATACTTCCTTCTAAATAATCGTTGTAATCACCCAGAATCACCAAATTGTCGTTGGAATAGTTCGCATTCAACTCATTCATTAAAAATTTAGCATCAGCCAATTTTCGGGAGTGACTATCCTGACAACACTTGGCGTGAATGTTCACCAACTTGATATTCTCTTTCTGTCCGTCGATGAAAACCTCTGCTTCGAATAGATATGGCAAACGTCCCGAAGCCCAAAAACTGGAAGCATCGCCTGTGTACCCATCAATGGAAGCGGTAGATGTATCGGGGTATAAATCAGAAAACATCGAGAAATCGCCTAAATTACTTACAGTTGTTTGGTTGTAGATGTAACAAATGCGCTGAGCCGGATAGTCTGTACTTGGAGCTGAATCGTCGTGAGAATATCTTGCACCCATACTGGCCGCATACAAATCTTCTCCCGCCAAAACATTCAACTTATCGACCAAAGCCTGCAGAAAATCACCATTTACATTATCGGAGACCAATTCCTGAATGGCATAAATATCGGCATCCAATTCAATAATTTTCTCTGAAACAGCAGTCAACTGCTCATCGAACGAAGATGCATGTTTCGACATTGCAGGAGAGCCAAACCACTCTACATTCCACGATACAATATCAAGGGTTTTATCTCTACCCAAAGTTGAAGCGTCAGCAATTTCGGTTGATGCCAAAGAGCTTACAGGAACCTCAAGCGATTCGGCAGCTTTTGCTTTGTGAGTAATCGTTCCTGAAGAGCCGTTAATCACAGCTGTTTTGGGTGCAAAGCGAACCGTAATAAGTACTGGTGAAACTTCTGATTTATCAACACTCACCTTTGATTCATAAGTAATCCCATCTAAAGAAATTTCATAATTATCGCTGACCTGAATGCTGATATCTCCCTCTATTTTATCAAAATTTAATTCATACAACATCGGCTCACTAACAGCTCCAACTTCAGTAAACGGAAATTCCAGATCAGCAATAAGATTGCTTCCAAAACTTCCAGTTAATGGAATTTTATTCCCTTCAACCACCACATCGTCTACCTGATAGGTTGTAGTAACAGAACTGCCGTTGCCGGTATATTTAAAAGCGATATGGGCAGTTCCTTCGTATGCAGACAAATCGATATCGCCCGATTCAACAAAGTCGGCTCCGTAAGCCGCATTATTTCTTTCATCAATTGTTGCCGCCAATTTCTGCCATGTGGCTGCACTTACATCGCCACCATCATAATCGGTAGAAATAAACACCTCTAATGCAAGTCCTTTAAAATAACCATTCTTGGTTTTAAAATTCAGTTTCTCATTGTTGTAAGCATCCAAATCCAATTCAGGAGAAATTAACCACGAAGTCACTTCACCGGTAGCTTTGTAGGCCGACATTTGCATGTATTTATTACTTGAAAATTCTGTTATTGCCCAATTTCTGTCTCCAATTTCCGATTTTAAGATCCAATTGCTGTGCGTATCCGTTTCAAAATCCTCTTGTAAAAATGCAAGAGGAACCAATGCAGGATCTCCCTCTACAGCCGATACAGCTATCGATTTAGAATTTGTGCCGCTTGTAATTTGAAGATCTCCTGACACTTTTGCTGAAACAGCCGATTCAGGAACAAATTTCACAGATATAGTGGTCTCTGCAATAATTCCATCTGCCACGGTCAAAGCCAAAGAAGAAGAAAAGTTGTTGCCGTCTTTGGATATCAAAAAGTGCTGTGGTGATGTTATGCTTGCATTTTCGCTTAATGAATTTGCCGAAACTGTGAAGGTCTGAACGACCGACTCTTCACCAAATTTAACCATACCGAAATCGGCCAATGTTCCTGTAATTTTAATTTTAGCTGGCTCTGTACCAATTCCACCATTCCAAGTTTGCACCTTAGCTTCACCAAAAATGTACTGCACCAATTCAGGATGATCAACAAACGGATTTCTATTGTGCTGATACCCATAAATCACATTGTTTCTTCTTACTTCATACGGATCAACAGGATCTTCCTCGTGCCATTTCAATAAATCGGACAGCTTTCCGTGACGGGCTGCCGATTCAGTTTCCTTGCACTGATCATCAACGGTCATATCCCAACGGGTTGCCATGTAGAAAATCATACGGGCAACATCACCTCTTGCCGATTTAGGAGGAGTATATCCCGGAGCCTCATCGGCAAAATCACGACTGCCACGCACACTGTTCTCCTGAGCATCGGTAGCTCTTAAATGGTGACCATCGGTACCTGGCCCATCTGAAGTTCCAAAATCGCCATGCGACTTAGCCCAGGTGTGTTCTCTGTTCCATCCTGTAATACCCGATACATGTGCTGTTTTTGCAATTCCCTGTTCAACATACATCTGCCAAACTTGCGAAGCATCTTTCGGATTCTGATCTCCATCTTCACACATGTTCCAAACGGTGCTGTACGATTGAGCTTCTGCTCCGGTCTCAATTATGGTATGAATATGCTCACGCAATGCAGTTCCGTTAAATCCAACAGCACTGCTGTAATAATCGGCCGGAATTTTCACACTTCCCATATGATGACTTGGACTTACTGTCTGTACATATTCTTTTGGTGTTAGGTTCACTACAATACTTCCATCTCCATTGGTTTCCGGAGCCAAATAAACGTAGTTAGCCAAAATGCTTCCGGTGTTTCCATCATTATCAGCAATACTAATTGAAGCACTAACATTTGTTCCCAACTGAATTCCTGCAGAAGGATTCGAAATGGAAACTGTCATGCTCTCGGTGCCCTCAACATCGGCATCATCAACAATGGTAAGACTTGCACTTGCCGTGCTTTCGCCTGCTGCAAATGTGAATTGTGCTGCTGACAGCGTATAATCTCCTGTAGTAATTCCAGTTCCTGAAATTGTTACATCAAGAGTCTGGCTTTCGCTTACGGCCTTACTTGCGGCAGCCGTTAACGTAATTACTGTTTGGTCGGCTTCGCTGGCTGATACTGCAGATAAAGCCAAATTAACTGTTACAGCGGTACCGGCACCGCCATTTGATTTTCCGGGAGTTGGAATCCCTGCAACAAAAGCTGTGGTGTTTCTCGCTCCGCCTTCTCCATCGCTTGCCCGGTATATCGAATGATTCGCCATATCGCCCGAAGCATTCTCATTTATCTGTTCGCCTGCTGTTATACCTGCCAACAATCCAGCATCATCGGCATCGTCGGTATCATAAACTACAAAATCGACTACATTCTCTGTTGTTACAACTGTATTGTTTGGAAAATTTGCTGCCGGTGCTTTATACAAAGCAACTGCATCGGCACCGTTCTGAAGGGAAAAACCTGACGGAGACAAATTAACATTTTCGACCTCAGTACTTCCAATGACAAAAAAACCTTGTGCATTTGTAGTTTGCCCGGCCAGATCGTAAGTTGCATAAGACAAATCATTGCTTCCATTGTATAAAACCAAAATGTATCCATCCAAAGAAGTATTTCCAACTCCTCCATCGTACAGTTCAACAAATTCCTTTGTATCTGTGCTAACCTGATCGCAATCCAGTTCATTAATCAATAAATTTGAAACTACAGGAATTTCCAGATTTACTGTCACCTCGTATGTCTGGTTTGAACCATCTTCGGCAGTTACCGTGTAAGTCACTGTATTTGTAAAATCCTGAGATGCACCACTTGCCGGCAAAACAGATGCCTTATCGGAGATTTTAATTACCGGGCTAAGGGCTGTTACATTCGTTGATTCCGGTAAGGTAACACCAATTGTGTGTGCCCCTTCGTTAAGGATTCCGGCTTTGCCATCAATTAAAAATGATGTTATGGCCTTTGCTGAACTCTGAACTGGAGCACTTCCATAGGCAGTCCATTCTATATCATCTATTAAAGTACGTTCGGTTGTTTTAAACTTAAAGGTAAAGTCGCCGTCTACATTTATTTCTTTTGTATAAACTGCAACATCACTGCTTTCTGCGCTAATGCTTTCTATTAAGATATCATTAATGTAAATAGAAATTTGAGAGTTACTTGAAAAAGCTTTTTTGTACTTAAAACTTAAATTTCCTATTCCTTTGGCAATGGATGATGAAGTTAAAATTCCACCTTTCGGAAATCCGTTCTTTCCATTTGATCCAATTAAAGGGGTGATGCCGGTAATGCCTGCACCTTTTGCTCCTACATCCAAACTCCATTTAATCCCATTAACCCCAATCCAATCAGGAATGGTATTAGAGTAAGCAGTTGATGAATATGGATAAGTATCAAAATTTTCCAATCCTTGCCCAAAACTGACTTGAGCAGACATCATAAATAAAGTAAGTAATGTCACCAGACACCACCTCTTACACGTGTAAAATGAAAACATAGGCTTAGTAGTAAATAAAAAATAGTTTGAAATAAACTTTTCAAGAAGCGTATACAAAATGGTTGTTTTGAGCATCAAAAATATACAAAATATCAAATAACCGAACATATCAATGTTAAGTTTATGTATCCTTTTGATTAACATTCATTTTTCACATACGAACTATCAGTCAATACATAAGATCCTAATGCTCATCACACAAAAAGAGCTTTACATCTCTTATATTAAAAGAACAATATAATTTTTGATGTATTTGTGACTTTAGATAATAGAAACGGCGTTTACGCCACAGATAGAAGACTAATTTTTGTTTGGCGGGCTTATCCTGATGCCAATCAAAAAAGAAGTTCTTGCTGCACCCCTATACAAATCTTCAACACTGATTGGACTTAGCAGATTTCAAAGCTAAATTAATACGATCGGGCAGTATACTTATTTGCTTCTGTTATCTTTGTATCTGAAAAATTAAAACCGATACATGAAGAACAAATTGACACTTGACAGATTTCAGGGTAAAGGATGGTATGAATTCATGATTAAGAATTTATGGAGGTATCCAAACAGATTGCTGGCACTAAAAGCGGCAACTGCCATGAGTATTCTGCTGATTCCATTTGTTGTTACCGGTTCTGCAAATATGGGTTTCACCCTTGCTTTGGGTGCACTGGCCGGTGCTCTTTCCGAAACCGATGATCATCCCAAAGGACGTGTGAAAACACTGATTCTTACCCTGATAAGCTTTATTATATCGAGTTTATCGGTGGAATTACTGCTGCCTTACCCAATTCTGTTTGGCATTGGTTTAATTGGTTCTACAATTACATTTATTGTTTTGGGCGGACTGGGTGAGCGGTACAGAGGGGTTACATTCGGAGCTTTGCTCGTTGCCATTTATACTATGTTAGGTGCTGATATTTCACCAAATTGGTACTGGCAACCCTTGCTTTTGCCTGCAGGTGCCTTGTGTTATGGAATCCTTTCTCTTATTTTACTAGTTCTCCGTCCTAACAGACTATTGGAAGAGCAATTGGCCCAGGGATTCGAGGATCTGAGCTTGTACATGAAGGAAAAAGCGCGGCTTTTCCCAAGTGATTCCAAATCGCAGGAAAAAATACGAGGCCGGTTGGCTACCTTAAATATTCAGTTCATCAACTCGCTGGAAAGGTGCAAAAATGTACTCAACTCTTATTCCGATGCTATCGATGATCCGAATGAACTACGCCCTTACCTGCACAAATTTGTACTCTTGCAAAGTTTACACGAAAGAGCCTCTTCAAGTCACGAACGATACGATCTGTTAAGTGATGAACCCGATAATCTCGAAGTTCTGGAAGGACTGGGGCAGTTGCTATTGCAATTATCTCTTGCGTGCCATGAAGTTTCGAAAAGCTTATTAATGGGAACAAGCTATCATCATCCGGTTTCGCTAAAATGGACCATTTCGGCCATGAAAAATAAAATCAAACAGCAAAACCCAACAGCAAAAAGCACCAATCTTAGCTTACTTCTTCAGAACCTTACGCAATCTCATCTTTCATTGCAAAGCATGAATTTCTATGTGGATTCTGGATTGCTTCCTAAAGTAGACCGAGACAGCAAAAGTTTATGGCAAAAGCTGCGCGAACAATTGAATTGGTCGCACCCACGCTTTCGGTATGCCATTCGCCTGAGCACCTGTTTTTTAATTGGCTACCTTCTTATTCTGGGTTTTAATCTGGAAAAAGGATACTGGATTTTATTAACCAGCTTATTTGTTTGTCAGCCTAGTTACAGTGAAACCCGAAAACGCCTGTTTCAAAGAATTGTCGGCACTTTAAGCGGCGTAGTAGCTGGTGTGTTATTTGTACAAATACTTCCTACTCTTGCCGGACAGGTAATTTTGCTGCTGGTAGCTGCTTATGCATTTTTTGTATGGCTGCGAAAAAACTATGCTTTAGCGGTTGTATTTGTAACCATTTTTGTAATAGCGGCTTT is a genomic window containing:
- the yccS gene encoding YccS family putative transporter, which codes for MKNKLTLDRFQGKGWYEFMIKNLWRYPNRLLALKAATAMSILLIPFVVTGSANMGFTLALGALAGALSETDDHPKGRVKTLILTLISFIISSLSVELLLPYPILFGIGLIGSTITFIVLGGLGERYRGVTFGALLVAIYTMLGADISPNWYWQPLLLPAGALCYGILSLILLVLRPNRLLEEQLAQGFEDLSLYMKEKARLFPSDSKSQEKIRGRLATLNIQFINSLERCKNVLNSYSDAIDDPNELRPYLHKFVLLQSLHERASSSHERYDLLSDEPDNLEVLEGLGQLLLQLSLACHEVSKSLLMGTSYHHPVSLKWTISAMKNKIKQQNPTAKSTNLSLLLQNLTQSHLSLQSMNFYVDSGLLPKVDRDSKSLWQKLREQLNWSHPRFRYAIRLSTCFLIGYLLILGFNLEKGYWILLTSLFVCQPSYSETRKRLFQRIVGTLSGVVAGVLFVQILPTLAGQVILLLVAAYAFFVWLRKNYALAVVFVTIFVIAAFNLIAGKGIVVMGARVMDTIIGAILAILVVRFMWPDWQYKRLPNLLSTALEKNRNYFTFILQEYKESNEDDLNYRIARYRAHQADNALALSWRGMKLEPKKHQKFQKHAFALTYLNHALLSYLSALGSHRDTKNYIGDDQWEMFRNVETELGKAVTGMQKLEACNPTQSLKKFIDDLGHKIIEIERGTERQKLVLLYNIAEVTEQLLEEASKIFEE
- a CDS encoding endonuclease, with translation MMSAQVSFGQGLENFDTYPYSSTAYSNTIPDWIGVNGIKWSLDVGAKGAGITGITPLIGSNGKNGFPKGGILTSSSIAKGIGNLSFKYKKAFSSNSQISIYINDILIESISAESSDVAVYTKEINVDGDFTFKFKTTERTLIDDIEWTAYGSAPVQSSAKAITSFLIDGKAGILNEGAHTIGVTLPESTNVTALSPVIKISDKASVLPASGASQDFTNTVTYTVTAEDGSNQTYEVTVNLEIPVVSNLLINELDCDQVSTDTKEFVELYDGGVGNTSLDGYILVLYNGSNDLSYATYDLAGQTTNAQGFFVIGSTEVENVNLSPSGFSLQNGADAVALYKAPAANFPNNTVVTTENVVDFVVYDTDDADDAGLLAGITAGEQINENASGDMANHSIYRASDGEGGARNTTAFVAGIPTPGKSNGGAGTAVTVNLALSAVSASEADQTVITLTAAASKAVSESQTLDVTISGTGITTGDYTLSAAQFTFAAGESTASASLTIVDDADVEGTESMTVSISNPSAGIQLGTNVSASISIADNDGNTGSILANYVYLAPETNGDGSIVVNLTPKEYVQTVSPSHHMGSVKIPADYYSSAVGFNGTALREHIHTIIETGAEAQSYSTVWNMCEDGDQNPKDASQVWQMYVEQGIAKTAHVSGITGWNREHTWAKSHGDFGTSDGPGTDGHHLRATDAQENSVRGSRDFADEAPGYTPPKSARGDVARMIFYMATRWDMTVDDQCKETESAARHGKLSDLLKWHEEDPVDPYEVRRNNVIYGYQHNRNPFVDHPELVQYIFGEAKVQTWNGGIGTEPAKIKITGTLADFGMVKFGEESVVQTFTVSANSLSENASITSPQHFLISKDGNNFSSSLALTVADGIIAETTISVKFVPESAVSAKVSGDLQITSGTNSKSIAVSAVEGDPALVPLAFLQEDFETDTHSNWILKSEIGDRNWAITEFSSNKYMQMSAYKATGEVTSWLISPELDLDAYNNEKLNFKTKNGYFKGLALEVFISTDYDGGDVSAATWQKLAATIDERNNAAYGADFVESGDIDLSAYEGTAHIAFKYTGNGSSVTTTYQVDDVVVEGNKIPLTGSFGSNLIADLEFPFTEVGAVSEPMLYELNFDKIEGDISIQVSDNYEISLDGITYESKVSVDKSEVSPVLITVRFAPKTAVINGSSGTITHKAKAAESLEVPVSSLASTEIADASTLGRDKTLDIVSWNVEWFGSPAMSKHASSFDEQLTAVSEKIIELDADIYAIQELVSDNVNGDFLQALVDKLNVLAGEDLYAASMGARYSHDDSAPSTDYPAQRICYIYNQTTVSNLGDFSMFSDLYPDTSTASIDGYTGDASSFWASGRLPYLFEAEVFIDGQKENIKLVNIHAKCCQDSHSRKLADAKFLMNELNANYSNDNLVILGDYNDYLEGSMTSGAASPYASWFETKDYFDHVITSSTNIDHITISNELYDEYQVLTNNTSEENVSISDHHPILLRLKLRSDKISKKSQNITFADLADKTYGDAAFELVASASSGLEVNFELVSGPATLSGKELTLTGAGTVVVKVVQAGDENYEAAEAVSRTFIVNKASQDIAFAELTDKTYGDAAFELQASASSGLEVSFELVSGPATLSGKELTLTGAGTVVVKAVQAGNENYEAAESVSRTFTVNKASQDIAFAELTDKTYGDPAFELVASASSGLEVSFELISGPATLSGKELTLMGAGTVVVKAVQAGNENYEVAESVSRTFTVAGSKENQTITFVALADKTFGDPAFELVASASSGLEVNFELVSGPATLSGKELILTGAGAVVVKAVQAGNENYEAAESVSRTFTVEKASQTITFEPIEGLVVVGEPIQLSAVSSEGLTVAFELLQGNGELNGSILTPTLPGEFKVRAHQDGNANIESAEEFQFFTVSQPTGLKEIFEKIVKIYPNPSRDFVSIDLPDADVIKILILNSRGQVVKTIQPHEKYRINIQDLVTGTYFISIQTDQFIVTKRLMVVR
- a CDS encoding cysteine hydrolase family protein, with the translated sequence MKNALIIIDIQNDYFENGTMTLVHSDKACRKAKLLLDKFRAEALPVIFIQHIATRPDASFFLPNTKGAEIHQTISPLKREKIVVKHYPNSFRETDLMQYLEETQITDLVICGMMTHMCVDATTRAAKDFGFNISVIGDACATKDLEYNGKVVEANDVQNSFLSALNYFYSTVQTTEEYLNQ